A stretch of DNA from Paenibacillus sp. FSL W8-0186:
TTTCAGCGCTTCGACCTTCTCGGTTAGCGCATTGACCATTTCACCCGTAACGCTTGTCTTCTGCAGCAGCTCGTTCAAGTACTCCGTACCCTGCTGGCTGGATCTTTCCACCTGACGTGCGGACGTTTCCATCTCTTTATTCGCGGAGATAACATGCTCCATTTGCCGCGAAATGTTCTCCGTCAGCTCATTGCCCCGCTCTGCTTCATTGGCCAGGCTTGTTGCCCCATTGGCAATTTCCTCAGTTGCAATTGCGATTTCTTTAGCGGAAATAGCCGTTTTATTCGAAGCCTGCGTTAGTTCAGCCGCTGTATCCAGCACATCCTGTGCGGAGCTGTTCGTTTGCTTGACCAGCTCTGTAATCTGCTCCATCATGACGTTGAAGCTCGCGGTCAGCATCCCGATTTCATCCTTGGATTTCGGCTTCATCCGGACATTCAGGTTCCCTTTCGCGCCTTCCTCCATCAAATTCTTAAGCTCAACCAGCGGACGGCCGATCATTCTGACCATCCACATGCCAATCAGGATCGCAATGGCAGCTACGACAGCCAGCGAGATGAACGTAGTCACCAGAATACCTCTGGCATCCTTGGTAAGTTGATCCGTAGGCAGCACGCCCATCAGCGTCCAGCCTGAATTTTGCTGTGTATTGTACACGGCCAGCACCGTTCTGCCCTGCGCATTTTTGATGCGTGTGCTTCCTGGGGCTCCGTCTTCCTTCTTCTGAATAGTAAATTCGGATTGCTGTCCGTTCTCTCCTTCAGCCGAAGAACCAACGATCATGTTATCAGCCGTGAGCATTTGGACTTTAGAGCCGTTGCCAAGGTTAAGCTCCTGCAAATATCCGTTTAGAATTTCCAGGTTAATATCCGCCACGAGAATGAATCGTTTCATGCTGCTTACGCTTTGCACGGATCTGACCAATCTGAAGATCTGCGTTCCGCTTGCATTCTCATTGGAAGCCGTAATCCATTTCACCTGAGACGTATTCGCCATGTCCTCGAACCAGGATTCGCTGCGAATATTGTTGATGAAATTGTTGTCCGCACTTCCCGACGTTACCGGGCCGATCAGATCCTCTTCCCCTGGAACCATGTATACCGCAACAACGCCTTTGCTTGAGAAGGTCATGGAGTTCAGACGGTTTCTCATTTGGTTAGAAGTTGTGAAGCGGTCATAATCTGATGTAGTAGTAAGCGAGGCATCCCGGATTGCTTTCTGCATTTCATCGTCAAGGAATACCTGCTGCAAAGTCTCTTCGTATTTCTGGAAAATGATATCCAGCTTCTGCGAAGTTTGCACGATGGTTTGTTGGCTTGCTGTTTCAGCATTCTTCTCAATCGTGTTTTTGGCCATTGTATAGGATAGAATTCCTATCGCAAGTACAAAGGACATAATGGCAATGAAGAAAATAAGAAACAAACGGATGCCTACCGATCTTGACGGATTGAAGTCTTTC
This window harbors:
- a CDS encoding methyl-accepting chemotaxis protein — encoded protein: MKLVPKKENQAKDNKKETKKGTDAAQPKNKAGGGWKKKFSSAIENLPKDFNPSRSVGIRLFLIFFIAIMSFVLAIGILSYTMAKNTIEKNAETASQQTIVQTSQKLDIIFQKYEETLQQVFLDDEMQKAIRDASLTTTSDYDRFTTSNQMRNRLNSMTFSSKGVVAVYMVPGEEDLIGPVTSGSADNNFINNIRSESWFEDMANTSQVKWITASNENASGTQIFRLVRSVQSVSSMKRFILVADINLEILNGYLQELNLGNGSKVQMLTADNMIVGSSAEGENGQQSEFTIQKKEDGAPGSTRIKNAQGRTVLAVYNTQQNSGWTLMGVLPTDQLTKDARGILVTTFISLAVVAAIAILIGMWMVRMIGRPLVELKNLMEEGAKGNLNVRMKPKSKDEIGMLTASFNVMMEQITELVKQTNSSAQDVLDTAAELTQASNKTAISAKEIAIATEEIANGATSLANEAERGNELTENISRQMEHVISANKEMETSARQVERSSQQGTEYLNELLQKTSVTGEMVNALTEKVEALKSSTSSVMKVLDVMQNITQQTNILSLNATIEAARAGAAGRGFMVVADEIRQLADQSRQSITMVGEITDNIQKEMNETVEALSEASPLFQDQIKSVKETSQIFVSVQEQMEGFVQHLDSVTASIDELNQSQSVLSEAMSNVSAVAQQSSATSEEVASLSSEQQNVGDQLVNLSGKLENVSTGLKESLSKFTV